Within the Pseudomonas putida genome, the region CTGCCGGGGGCGCGATGGCCGGGCCTTCATGGAAACTGCGCTCCAGGCCGCAATGCACCACCTTCACCTTGACCCAGTGCTCATGGGCCACCCAGCGAAACAACTGGCTGCGCCCGTACGAGCTCACCGCAGCGACGAATGCGGCGCGGCGCACCTTCTCTGCCATGTGCAGGAATTGCGGCTTGTCGAACTCCTCCGGCCCGTGCACGGTGAAGCTGTAGCGGGGGCCACCGAGGGTGTTGGCCAGCATGACCACCTCGGTGGAATTGGTGCCGAAATGCGCGTGCACGTGCTCCGCAGCAGCGCTTTTCAGCCACTGCACGACACGGCACGCTTCAGCCAGATAGACCAGGTGATAAGGCCAGGCTCGATCGGCGCGCAACCCCATGCTCAACGCCAGGCGCAACGCTGAAAGGAAACGCCGCGGCTCGGCGCGCGCTACCTGCAGCATCGGTTTGAGCAGGCTTTTGAGGCCCCCTTGCAGCACGTAGCGGGTCTTGCCCCGCTCGGCGATATCTTCATCGTCCTGCAACTCGGCGTCCCAACCCCGCAGGGCGATGCGTTGAACCTCCATGCCTTGACGTTCGAGCGCCAGAATTTCGCGACGAATGAAGCTGTGACTGACCTTGGGATACTGATTGATGAAATAAGCA harbors:
- a CDS encoding glycosyltransferase family 4 protein codes for the protein MRIAYFINQYPKVSHSFIRREILALERQGMEVQRIALRGWDAELQDDEDIAERGKTRYVLQGGLKSLLKPMLQVARAEPRRFLSALRLALSMGLRADRAWPYHLVYLAEACRVVQWLKSAAAEHVHAHFGTNSTEVVMLANTLGGPRYSFTVHGPEEFDKPQFLHMAEKVRRAAFVAAVSSYGRSQLFRWVAHEHWVKVKVVHCGLERSFHEGPAIAPPAAPRLVCVGRLCEQKGQLLLLEAARRLFADGVAFELVLAGDGEMREQIDALIARHGLQGQVRVTGWISSAQVREEILAARALVLPSFAEGLPVVLMEAMALRRPVLTTFVAGIPELVRQGENGWLFPAGEVQALAEAMADCLAQPAQALQQMGQAAYERVLQRHDIDTEAARLVRYFKAIA